TCCGTCAATCGTTCCGGCCATTCGTCCTCCCGCAAGAATCTACTGCCAATGCTCCGTCGGAATTTACCTGTCGGCTTCTTAGTCTGAATTATAATAGTTATCCCGCGATTGCGATAGCGTCAACCGGTCTTTCCCAATAAGTATAGAATGGTTGACATCACCCGGGGGACCGTGTATTTTGTAAGTTCCCACTGAATCAATCACCATCTGACGAAAAGTACTTATTCTCGACCAGCAGAACCGGATTGTCAACGACGGTCAGACAGGAGAAACCGATGAGTTCAGACAAATTCGACTTTGCCATTGCCATAGGCGGCGCCGCCGGCCAGGGAATCGCCACGCCGGGCAACGTGCTGGCCCGGATTTTCATCCGGCGCGGACTGCATCTCAACGCCTACAATGCCTACCAGTCGATCATCCGGGGCGGTCATATATTCCTCACGATGAGGATCGGCGATCAACCGGTTCACAACCACGGCGACAAACTCGACCTGCTGGTCTGCCTGAACCAGGACACGATGGACCGGCATCTGGGGCTCATGGGAGCGGGAACGCGCGTCATTTACAACAGTGACACGATCACGCCCGGGACCCCGGAAGACGGCGTGCACCTGTGCCCGCTTCCCATCGGCGAACTAACCGACAACAACCGCAACAAGCTCGTGCAAAACACCGTGGCCCTCGGAACGATACTGTACCTGCTCGACATCGACTTCCAGATCCTGGAAGAAATCCTCACCATGCAGTTTCAGCGGAAGGGCCAGGACGTGGTCGACGAAAACGTGGGCGTGGCCCGCGCGGGATACGACTACGCTGCGGCGCACTTCGAACCGTTTTCCCTTACCGTCCCTTCCGGCGGCAAGCCGCTGGCGGTGTGGAACGGCAACGACGCGATCGCCATGGGCGGCGCGGCGGCGGGCGTCAAGTTCTACTGCGCCTATCCCATGAGTCCCTCCACCGGCGTCCTCCACTGGATGGCAAAGAACGCGCGGGAACTGGGCATCATGGTGCGGCAGGTCGAGGACGAAATCGGCGTGGCCAACATGGCCATCGGCGCGGCCCATGTAGGTTGCCGGTCCATGTGCGCGACGTCGGGCGGCGGTTTCGCGCTGATGACCGAGGCGGTCGGCAGCGCGGCCATGATGGAGATACCGGTCGTCTTCATCGACGTCCAGCGCGCCGGGCCGTCCACGGGCGTGCCCACCAAGACGGAACAGGGCGACCTCTGGCAGATCCTCGGCGCGAGCCAGGGGGATTTCGAGCGGATTATCGTAGCCCCGACCGACGCGCTGGACGCCTTCAACACCATGCCCGAACTGTTCAACCTTGTGGACCATTACCAGTGTCCAGGCATCGTGATTTCGGACCTTTTGATCTCCGAGGGCACCTTCAGCGTCGATCCGGACGCCATCGATATGCAGCCGCACATTGACCGGGGCGACGTGATCACCGAGTCGGCCAACGGCGTAAGCGATATACCGACTGGTTCGCAGGAAGCGAACGGACACGGCCTCATAGGGGCGCCGAGCAACGGTTACCTGCGGTACGAGAACACCGAAAGCGGCATATCGCCCCGGGCGATCCCCGGCGTGCAGGGATACGCCCACGTAGTGGCCACGGACGAACACGACGAAGACGGCGTCCTGGTCAGCGACGAGTTCACCAATCCCCACAAGCGCCGCAAGATGGTGGAGAAGCGGGCCCGCAAGTTCGCGGACGTGGAAAACCGTATCGATCCGCCCGAGCTGTCAGGCGCCGGCGACGCCGAAGTCACGCTCATCGGCTGGGGCTCGACCCGCGGAGTGATCGGGGAGGCGGTGGAGATCCTGAACAGGGAGGGCATCGCCGTGAATCACCTGCCCGTAAAATGGATCGTCCCGCTTCACAAGGAAGCCATAGCGGAAGTGTTTGCGAGCGCGAAGCGGACCGTAATCGTGGAAAACAACTATTCCGGCCAGTTCCATCGCTATCTGCGCAGCGAGACCGGACTGACGGCCGACGGCCATATCCGGAAGTACGACGGGGAGCCCTTCATGCCCCATCACATCGTGGAAGGCGTCAAGGAGTTGCTGGCCGGAACGACAGACATATTCGTGCCTTATCAAGAAGTCATCGTCTAAGGAGCCCCCAACATGTCAGTGGAAACTTTAACACGTGACGAAGTGGAAGAAAAACCGGCAGTCCCGTTAAAAGCGAAGGACTTCAAGGGCAAGGTGGATCCGGACTGGTGTCCGGGTTGCGGCGATTTCAGCGTACTGAGCAGTTTGCAGCGGGCCTGCGCGAACCTGGGACTCCAGCCCCACGAGATTCTCACGATCAGCGGCATCGGCTGTTCATCGAATTTCCCGGGCTTCTTCAATTCCTACGGCATGCATACGCTGCACGGCCGCGCGCTGGCCGTGGCCACGGGCGCGCAAATGGCCAACCACGAACTCACCGTGTTCGTCACGGGCGGCGACGGCGATGGATACGGTATCGGCGGAAACCACTTCACCCACACGGCGCGGCGGAACGTGGACCTGACCTACATCGTCATGGACAACCAGATCTATGGACTGACCACCGGACAGGTGTCCCCTACCAGCAGCATCGACATGCGGACCAAGAGCACGCCTTTCGGCAGCGTGGAAGCGCCGATAAATCCCATCACGGCGGCGATCATGAACGGCGCGACCTTCGTGGCCCGGGCCTTCAGCGGCGACGCGCGCCACCTGACCGGGCTCATCGAACAGGCCGTCCGCCACAGGGGCTTTGCCCTCATCGACGTGTTCAGTCCCTGCGTCACGTTTAACAAGGACAATGACTACCCCTTCTTCAAGCAGCGCGTCAAGAAACTGGAAGACGAAGGCCACGACCCCAGCGACTGGAAGGCGGCCTGCGAGAAGGCCATGATCTGGGGGGACGAGATCTACACGGGTCTGTTCTTTCAGAAGGCGGGCGCGCCTACGCTGGGCGACCAGGAACCCGTGCTGGATGAAGGCGGCGCCATGGCCCGTCGTGAACTGGGGATAACCAGCGACCAGTCGGACCGCATCATCAAGCGCATGATGTAGACGGCAGAGATGACGTAGCGTGGGTGGGTAATCCGCGCTTCAGATGAACGGAATTTCCTGCAGTTCCCGGTGCGCTGCGCGGTAGAGCGGGGCCGGCGGCGCGTTATCTTCCGCGCGTTCTTCGCC
This window of the Gemmatimonadota bacterium genome carries:
- a CDS encoding 2-oxoacid:ferredoxin oxidoreductase subunit beta; its protein translation is MSVETLTRDEVEEKPAVPLKAKDFKGKVDPDWCPGCGDFSVLSSLQRACANLGLQPHEILTISGIGCSSNFPGFFNSYGMHTLHGRALAVATGAQMANHELTVFVTGGDGDGYGIGGNHFTHTARRNVDLTYIVMDNQIYGLTTGQVSPTSSIDMRTKSTPFGSVEAPINPITAAIMNGATFVARAFSGDARHLTGLIEQAVRHRGFALIDVFSPCVTFNKDNDYPFFKQRVKKLEDEGHDPSDWKAACEKAMIWGDEIYTGLFFQKAGAPTLGDQEPVLDEGGAMARRELGITSDQSDRIIKRMM
- a CDS encoding 2-oxoacid:acceptor oxidoreductase subunit alpha, with the protein product MSSDKFDFAIAIGGAAGQGIATPGNVLARIFIRRGLHLNAYNAYQSIIRGGHIFLTMRIGDQPVHNHGDKLDLLVCLNQDTMDRHLGLMGAGTRVIYNSDTITPGTPEDGVHLCPLPIGELTDNNRNKLVQNTVALGTILYLLDIDFQILEEILTMQFQRKGQDVVDENVGVARAGYDYAAAHFEPFSLTVPSGGKPLAVWNGNDAIAMGGAAAGVKFYCAYPMSPSTGVLHWMAKNARELGIMVRQVEDEIGVANMAIGAAHVGCRSMCATSGGGFALMTEAVGSAAMMEIPVVFIDVQRAGPSTGVPTKTEQGDLWQILGASQGDFERIIVAPTDALDAFNTMPELFNLVDHYQCPGIVISDLLISEGTFSVDPDAIDMQPHIDRGDVITESANGVSDIPTGSQEANGHGLIGAPSNGYLRYENTESGISPRAIPGVQGYAHVVATDEHDEDGVLVSDEFTNPHKRRKMVEKRARKFADVENRIDPPELSGAGDAEVTLIGWGSTRGVIGEAVEILNREGIAVNHLPVKWIVPLHKEAIAEVFASAKRTVIVENNYSGQFHRYLRSETGLTADGHIRKYDGEPFMPHHIVEGVKELLAGTTDIFVPYQEVIV